In Aspergillus oryzae RIB40 DNA, chromosome 6, one genomic interval encodes:
- a CDS encoding type I polyketide synthase (polyketide synthase modules and related proteins) — protein MSPSLEPLAITGMSLKFPGNAVSPESFWKLITEGQMTMRDYPPDRSNIDAFYHPDRDRLDQISTRGANFLNQDISRFDAAFFSINAAEAEAMDPQQRLILETVYHAFENAGMTLSQASWSKTCVYTGSFSHDYTFMQVKDPMALPKFHSTGTGMNMLSNRVSWFFNLTGPSATVDTACYSSLIALDLACKSIWSGDSSMGVAIGSNAIIGLDTSLPLDNLGLLSNESRSYSFDQRGNGYARGEGVGVLVLRPLKDAIDHNDTIRAVIRSSGSNQDGRTQGITQPSMALQQQLILDTYNKADLDLSLTRYVEAHGTGMLGLPLLLRVVRIILLDRKPVIGSVKSTIGHLEGASGVAGVIKTVIALEKGIIPQNTDFQQLNPRIDDAYLRIKVGDKQVPWPTDGLRRASVSSFGFGGSNGHIVLDDAYHSLQASNFQANHNTTVHTSNGLPKEETASPRLFVLSSTDEDGFSRLKDVWRSFFSSLEIATTEKQRFLNNLAYTLSLRRTHHSWRTFAVVHPNDDWSHVVDGLVGPQQTIASPNLAFIFTGQGAQWYAMGRELLDAYPVFRDSIQQAGSYIQTLGCRWDLMGKREITTFPVIGDISSPITEELQKPELESNVNNTEYSQMLCTALQIALVDLLHHTGIVPEAVVGHSSGEIAAAYCAHGITRESAWKIAFYRGLWTSKLEQFSSINGAMLAVGLSREAIAPFLERTSIHYSASRLTIACKNSPQSTTVSGEQQQIDTLEGYLEQEHIFCRRLKVKVAYHSFQMSEIATHYHQAIGQVEGTNHKGKRPNILSSVTGTWISHSEMQSASYWVQNLVSTVNFSDALTTLCSNTTDVTIKKLDGSHRQSLRMHHLLEVGPHSVLQGPVKDIQKIIEGPAAVYHPVLVREVSALESFLQAAGHLYAAGYPINLSHVNRCTIEQERPMCLPCLPEYPFNHSRSYWHESQISRNQRLPKVKKNDLLGMPDSNWNPLEPRWRHIIWASDLPWIKDHQISGTIIYPGAVMLVMPIEAAKQLASPGRVISGFKLEDISLLASIRIPQGEGGVETNLYMRPDDSMENKYSHLFSFKLCTYVNDCWTENCRGRIHILYQPDEPDPVNGDRLEREDLADSLYSFSKAPDGCGSTVYSDVIYDHMARCGFEYGKTFRQIHALAVGGKGEREVIGDVNNVKVSMQDTIHPTTLDGIIQTMVWSIIQGGTRTVPTSVPTYIASMRVAANCSKCKALKTHTVTETSETGTLLTSIRAFDRDLREVMVSIEGLKFTAITSKAPTESTSPVKDNLCHRFECKPDINLLSNDELHTVCRGAYPDLAIPKDFLIELDFLVMVRITETLQVISQRDIEPQKPHLKKYIDWMRHHQERLLGGELMFSTEPWKSRFSDTKFIQGLESRVMRKGKQGELLVRVTRHLVEFLNNELDPLAFLYQENLARDFYAEMVRLILSNGLYLEKYVELLAHANPQMKILEVGAGTGCATAALLRILGKSYEHKSMSPKYAHWEYTDISRSFFDEAAKQFASEGSRIAFRTLDIEEDPADQGFEYATYDLLLACMVFHATSDLARTLTHARRLLKPGGKLILVELTNASAIRAAGVFGLLDGWWLGSEPYRFLGPFVDESQWNSLLLQAGYTGCEIFFPDYDDRICHETAVIISTATQNPSQLTYDRPIDIVYEPNDLAQLDLGRTLARHYTTQTNLARLIPIQDATPDSKATLRVFLLEYQKPVLYDIGEDIYNRLQPLLLSADPMLWVTNGGGKQLSQPKSHLIDGLLRVLSEEDGNRSHYILALDPTETPKVPHFETIAKLSQRILSATESIDTEYIESNGLLHIPRLTVDPVLNKAIYELEQVAAEMKQKFGSGPPLKLDVYSPCMLNGFKFIEDYAVQQPLGPNEIEIQNRSVGINFRDVLVSLGQLESDDTGLECAGVVVRVGDSCRRIKVGDRVAALYPTAFSTYIRLPETGPVAIIPAGMSYTDAASIPVSFVTSYIALRQAASLQAGESILIHSGAGGTGQAAIQIAQYVGAEIYTTVGSESKKQLIMEVYGIPEDHIFSSRSTGFAKAVMRRTRGKGVNVVLNSLSGEAMLASWKCIATYGRFIEIGKRDILSNNNLPLGMFLRNTMFRGFDLGGVMMDRPDLCLSALDDILSLMSDGTLRPVQPITTYGIGDIEAAFRFMQTGKHQGKLVIDVGMEDMVTTVMNTKPNFTCDGNATYVIAGGLGGIGQSIAAWLVDRGARTLLLLSRSGAKGPEAMKFINSLQSKGARAIALACDICNESSLRKVLEEWQPQLPPIKGCIQAAMVLRDRTFESMSYKDWEAAVKPKAQGSWILHCLLPGGMEFFILLSSLSGIIGTHGQANYAAGNTFQDALARYRVNMGESAASLDLGLIIYTGAVANNLKLLPRWQSNSVSTPITESELKALVDCYCSPLHGYELDCQPSIGVQPEVRERANWPEKPLFKGMTLDEAHSQDLPSREQTFQLAAAMENARSLQEGSHAVTRALTAKLSSALALDEKDIDPDKHLSKYGVDSLVAVELRTWLDTELKANIAIFDIIGSTVATIAQLAASRSKLQKGYST, from the exons ATGAGCCCTTCTCTGGAGCCGCTAGCTATAACTGGAATGTCCCTTAAATTTCCAGGGAACGCCGTATCTCCTGAATCATTCTGGAAATTGATTACAGAAGGCCAGATGACAATGAGAGACTATCCACCCGATCGATCAAACATTGATGCATTTTACCATCCAGATCGCGATCGTCTTGATCAGATATCAACCCGCGGGGCTAACTTCTTGAATCAAGATATAAGTCGTTTTGATGCCGCATTTTTCTCAATTAATGCggcagaggcagaggcaATGGACCCCCAGCAGCGTCTAATTTTGGAGACTGTCTATCACGCTTTCGAGAATGCTGGAATGACCCTTAGTCAGGCATCGTGGTCGAAGACCTGCGTGTACACTGGATCGTTTAGCCATGACTATACGTTCATGCAAGTCAAGGATCCTATGGCTCTGCCCAAGTTTCATTCTACAGGGACTGGGATGAATATGCTATCTAATAGAGTTAGCTGGTTCTTCAATCTCACTGGCCCGAGTGCTACTGTAGACACAGCATGCTACAGTAGTCTGATAGCCCTTGACCTTGCGTGCAAATCTATTTGGAGTGGGGACTCCTCTATG GGCGTGGCTATTGGTAGCAATGCGATCATCGGACTTGACACCAGTCTACCGTTGGATAACCTCGGTTTATTGTCTAACGAGAGCAGGTCATACAGTTTTGATCAGCGCGGCAATGGGTATGCTCGTGGCGAGGGAGTTGGAGTCCTGGTACTTCGCCCTCTTAAGGATGCTATCGATCACAACGATACTATTAGAGCAGTGATTCGCTCATCAGGATCGAACCAAGACGGACGAACTCAAGGAATAACGCAGCCTAGCATGGCCTTGCAGCAACAGCTCATCCTAGACACTTATAATAAAGCTGACCTTGACTTGTCTCTGACACGCTATGTCGAGGCTCATGGAACAGGTATGCTCGGTCTGCCACTACTTCTTCGTGTCGTTCGAATTATACTGCTCGATCGCAAGCCAGTTAT AGGATCTGTCAAATCCACAATTGGTCACTTGGAGGGTGCAAGTGGGGTTGCTGGTGTCATAAAAACCGTGATAGCTCTCGAAAAAGGAATAATCCCCCAAAATACCGACTTTCAGCAACTGAATCCTAGAATCGATGATGCCTATCTCAGGATCAAGGTGGGGGACAAGCAAGTTCCCTGGCCAACAGACGGCTTGCGGCGAGCCTCTGTAAGTTCCTTTGGCTTTGGAGGCTCAAACGGTCACATAGTGTTGGATGATGCCTATCACTCTTTGCAGGCCAGCAACTTTCAAGCAAACCATAATACAACTGTGCATACATCGAACGGTTtaccaaaagaagagacCGCTTCACCTAGATTGTTCGTTCTGTCTTCAACCGATGAGGATGGCTTTTCGCGCCTTAAGGATGTCTGGAGatcgttcttttcttcccttgaGATAGCTACCACAGAGAAACAACGCTTCCTTAATAACCTAGCGTACACCTTGAGTCTTCGTCGAACGCATCATTCATGGAGAACGTTTGCCGTTGTTCATCCTAATGATGACTGGTCACACGTCGTTGATGGCCTTGTTGGACCTCAGCAGACGATAGCATCCCCTAATCTAGCGTTTATATTTACTGGG CAAGGAGCACAGTGGTATGCTATGGGCCGGGAGCTACTTGATGCTTACCCTGTATTTCGCGACAGTATCCAGCAAGCTGGATCATACATACAGACTCTCGGATGTCGGTGGGACCTGATGGGTAAGAGGGAAATCACTACATTCCCAGTCATTGGAGACATTAGCTCACCGATTACAGAGGAGTTACAGAAACCAGAACTCGAGTCAAATGTCAACAACACGGAGTACAGCCAGATGCTCTGCACAGCTCTACAGATTGCCCTGGTTGACCTCTTACATCACACGGGAATCGTTCCTGAAGCTGTAGTCGGACATTCCTCAGGTGAAATCGCCGCGGC GTACTGTGCCCATGGCATAACCCGAGAGTCTGCATGGAAGATCGCCTTTTACCGCGGATTATGGACCAGCAAGCTGGAACAGTTCAGCAGTATCAATGGAGCAATGCTTGCAGTTGGTCTGTCGCGAGAGGCTATTGCACCATTTCTTGAAAGGACGTCTATTCACTACTCGGCTTCGAGGCTAACCATTGCTTGTAAAAATAGCCCTCAAAGTACCACAGTATCGGGAGAACAGCAACAAATCGACACACTAGAGGGCTACCTTGAGCAAGAGCACATATTTTGCAGAAGGCTGAAGGTTAAGGTGGCGTACCATTCCTTCCAAATGAGCGAGATCGCGACACATTACCACCAGGCGATAGGCCAGGTAGAAGGAACAAACCATAAGGGCAAACGTCCAAACATTCTCTCTTCTGTGACCGGGACCTGGATCTCACACAGTGAGATGCAGAGCGCATCATACTGGGTGCAGAATTTGGTATCAACTGTCAACTTTAGTGACGCTTTGACTACGCTCTGCTCGAACACCACTGATGTGActatcaagaagcttgatGGTAGCCACCGACAGTCATTAAGGAtgcaccatcttcttgaggTTGGACCTCACTCAGTTCTACAGGGCCCCGTTAAAGATATTCAGAAGATAATCGAGGGTCCCGCAGCCGTATACCACCCAGTACTCGTCAGGGAAGTATCGGCCTTGGAATCATTCCTACAAGCTGCCGGTCACTTATACGCTGCTGGATACCCAATAAACCTGTCTCACGTGAACCGATGTACCATAGAGCAGGAACGACCGATGTGCTTACCTTGTTTACCTGAGTATCCCTTCAATCATAGTAGGTCCTATTGGCACGAAAGCCAAATTAGCAGAAACCAGCGACTTCCAAAGGTTAAGAAAAACGATCTGCTTGGCATGCCAGACTCGAACTGGAATCCCTTAGAGCCACGTTGGCGGCATATCATTTGGGCCTCTGACTTGCCATGGATTAAGGATCATCAG ATTTCAGGGACAATCATATATCCCGGGGCAGTAATGCTTGTAATGCCGATAGAGGCAGCCAAGCAGCTTGCGAGTCCAGGTAGGGTAATCTCCGGATTCAAGTTGGAAGATATATCACTTCTTGCCAGCATTCGAATTCCCCAGGGAGAGGGCGGTGTTGAGACGAACCTTTATATGAGACCTGACGACAGCATGGAGAACAAATATTCTCATCTATTTTCGTTCAAATTGTGCACATATGTGAATGATTGTTGGACCGAAAATTGCCGTGGACGTATCCACATCTTGTACCAACCGGACGAGCCTGATCCAGTCAATGGGGATAGGCTAGAACGAGAGGACCTCGCCGACTCGCTATATTCCTTCTCAAAAGCACCAGATGGATGCGGTTCAACCGTTTACAGTGACGTGATATATGATCATATGGCCAGATGCGGATTTGAATATGGCAAGACCTTTAGGCAGATACACGCTCTGGCCGTGggtggaaaaggagaacgGGAAGTCATTGGAGACGTGAACAATGTCAAAGTCTCTATGCAAGATACAATCCACCCTACTACCCTGGATGGAATTATCCAGACCATGGTATGGTCTATAATACAGGGAGGCACAAGAACGGTTCCTACCTCTGTACCAACGTATATCGCGAGTATGCGGGTAGCTGCAAACTGTTCCAAATGCAAAGCTCTCAAGACCCACACAGTGACGGAGACCTCGGAGACTGGCACATTGTTGACATCAATAAGGGCATTCGACCGGGATCTTCGCGAGGTGATGGTGTCTATCGAAGGACTGAAATTCACCGCCATTACCTCAAAAGCGCCTACAGAAAGCACAAGTCCCGTGAAGGACAATCTGTGTCATCGCTTTGAGTGCAAGCCTGATATTAATCTCCTGAGCAACGATGAACTCCATACCGTATGTCGCGGGGCGTATCCGGATTTGGCTATACCCAAAGACTTCCTCATTGAGCTTGACTTCCTCGTGATGGTTCGAATCACGGAAACATTACAAGTCATATCACAGCGTGATATAGAGCCCCAAAAGCCGCACCTTAAGAAATATATTGACTGGATGAGGCACCACCAAGAACGCCTCCTGGGTGGGGAGCTTATGTTCTCTACAGAGCCATGGAAGAGCCGATTTAGTGATACAAAGTTTATACAAGGGCTTGAATCACGGGTAATGAGGAAGGGTAAACAGGGTGAGCTGCTTGTGAGGGTCACGCGGCACTTGGTAGAGTTCTTGAACAATGAGCTGGACCCATTGGCATTCTTGTACCAGGAAAACCTAGCTAGGGACTTTTATGCTGAAATGGTGAGGCTGATCCTATCCAATGGTTT GTACTTGGAAAAGTACGTTGAACTTCTAGCCCATGCCAATCCGCAGATGAAAATTCTAGAGGTTGGCGCTGGGACGGGATGTGCGACGGCGGCTCTACTGCGCATTCTCGGAAAGAGCTATGAGCACAAATCAATGAGCCCTAAGTACGCACATTGGGAGTATACGGATATATCGCGCTCCTTTTTCGACGAAGCTGCGAAGCAGTTTGCGTCTGAAGGGAGTCGCATAGCATTCAGAACACTAGACATTGAGGAGGACCCGGCAGATCAGGGCTTTGAATATGCAACATATGACCTCCTTCTCGCTTGTATG GTGTTTCATGCTACTTCAGATTTAGCCAGAACACTGACCCATGCCCGAAGACTGCTGAAGCC TGGTGGAAAGTTAATATTAGTCGAGCTGACGAATGCCTCCGCCATCCGTGCTGCTGGAGTATTTGGCCTTCTCGATGGATGGTGGCTTG GTTCAGAACCATACAGATTTCTTGGTCCGTTTGTGGATGAGTCCCAATGGAACAGTCTTCTATTACAAGCTGGCTATACCGGTTGCGAGATCTTCTTCCCAGACTATGATGATCGGATATGCCATGAGACGGCAGTCATTATCTCCACAGCCACACAAAACCCATCTCAATTAACCTACGATCGGCCCATTGACATTGTATATGAGCCTAATGATCTTGCACAGCTGGACCTAGGACGTACTCTTGCCCGTCATTACACAACTCAAACCAATCTTGCTAGGCTCATTCCAATCCAGGATGCAACCCCCGATTCTAAAGCGACCCTGCGGGTTTTCCTCCTAGAGTATCAAAAACCAGTGTTATATGATATCGGGGAGGACATATACAATAGACTGCAGCCTCTTCTACTTTCGGCCGATCCTATGTTATGGGTAACTAACGGAGGCGGGAAACAGCTCTCACAGCCGAAGTCGCACCTGATAGATGGGCTGCTTAGAGTACTgtcggaagaagatgggAACAGATCTCACTACATCCTTGCACTGGACCCTACGGAAACGCCAAAAGTCCCTCATTTTGAGACCATCGCAAAGCTTAGCCAACGAATTTTGAGTGCCACAGAAAGTATCGATACGGAATATATTGAGTCCAACGGGCTTTTGCATATTCCTCGATTAACTGTTGATCCGGTTCTAAACAAAGCTATCTATGAACTGGAACAAGTGGCAGCAGAAATGAAGCAGAAATTCGGCTCCGGTCCACCTCTTAAACTGGACGTATACTCACCATGCATGCTAAACGGATTCAAATTTATTGAGGACTATGCTGTACAACAGCCTCTGGGACCTAATGAAATTGAGATCCAAAACAGATCGGTTGGTATCAACTTTCGTGATGTACTGGTGTCCTTAGGCCAACTTGAGTCGGACGACACAGGCCTTGAATGCGCTGGTGTTGTTGTCCGCGTCGGGGACTCATGTAGAAGAATCAAGGTTGGGGATCGCGTTGCTGCTCTATATCCcactgccttttccacctACATTCGCCTCCCAGAGACAGGCCCAGTCGCAATTATTCCCGCAGGCATGTCATACACGGATGCAGCTTCCATTCCAGTTAGCTTCGTTACATCTTATATTGCACTGAGACAAGCTGCCTCCCTTCAAGCCGGGGAGTCGATACTAATCCACTCAGGGGCCGGCGGTACCGGGCAGGCGGCTATTCAGATTGCACAATACGTCGGTGCGGAGATATATACGACTGTCGGTTCTGAATCTAAAAAGCAATTGATTATGGAAGTGTATGGAATTCCTGAAGACCATATATTCTCTAGCCGATCAACAGGGTTTGCAAAAGCGGTAATGAGAAGAACCAGAGGCAAAGGCGTTAACGTGGTATTAAACTCTCTATCCGGTGAGGCAATGCTGGCTTCCTGGAAATGTATTGCAACATATGGCCGCTTTATTGAGATTGGAAAGCGGGATATCTTGTCAAATAATAATCTGCCTCTCGGCATGTTCCTTCGCAATACCATGTTCAGAGGGTTCGATTTAGGGGGGGTGATGATGGATCGGCCCGACCTCTGCTTATCGGCTTTGGACGACATACTATCATTGATGTCAGACGGTACTTTGCGACCAGTGCAGCCAATTACTACTTACGGGATTGGTGATATTGAGGCTGCCTTCAGATTCATGCAGACAGGCAAGCACCAAGGGAAGTTGGTAATCGATGTGGGAATGGAAGATATGGTCACG ACCGTCATGAATACAAAGCCTAACTTCACCTGCGACGGTAACGCAACATATGTGATTGCGGGTGGTCTCGGGGGTATTGGCCAAAGCATCGCAGCCTGGCTTGTGGATCGTGGCGCCCGAACCCTGCTCCTGCTCTCACGCTCAGGAGCCAAAGGCCCTGAAGCCATGAAGTTTATCAACTCTTTACAATCGAAGGGTGCGAGGGCTATTGCCTTAGCTTGTGATATATGTAACGAGAGCTCCTTGCGAAAGGTGCTTGAAGAATGGCAGCCTCAACTACCTCCTATCAAGGGGTGTATCCAGGCTGCCATGGTCTTGCGG GATCGTACCTTCGAGAGTATGTCATACAAAGACTGGGAGGCAGCAGTAAAGccaaaagctcaaggatCGTGGATTCTACACTGTCTTTTGCCAGGGGGAATGGAATTCTTCATTCTACTCTCGTCTTTATCGGGCATCATTGGCACTCATGGTCAAGCTAACTATGCTGCCGGAAACACTTTTCAGGACGCTCTCGCGCGGTACCGAGTGAACATGGGCGAGAGTGCTGCGTCACTAGATCTGGGCCTAATCATATATACTGGAGCTGTGGCAAACAATCTGAAGCTTTTGCCAAGATGGCAATCAAATTCTGTTTCTACACCCATAACAGAATCTGAGCTTAAGGCTCTGGTTGACTGCTACTGTAGCCCCTTGCATGGATATGAGCTTGACTGCCAACCCTCAATCGGTGTTCAACCCGAAGTCAGAGAAAGAGCAAATTGGCCAGAGAAGCCATTATTTAAGGGTATGACACTGGACGAAGCACACTCACAAGACTTACCGAGTCGAGAGCAGACTTTCCAACTTGCAGCGGCCATGGAAAATGCCCGGTCTTTGCAGGAAGGTAGCCATGCAGTTACAAGAGCTCTAACTGCTAAACTCTCCAGCGCTCTGGCATTGGACGAGAAGGATATTGATCCCGATAAACACCTAAGCAAATACGGGGTGGATTCTCTCGTCGCTGTAGAGCTTCGGACGTGGCTTGATACGGAGTTAAAGGCCAATATTGCtatctttgatatcatcggcAGTACGGTTGCGACAATTGCACAGTTAGCTGCTAGCCGAAGTAAACTTCAGAAGGGATACTCTACATGA
- a CDS encoding uncharacterized protein (predicted protein) — translation MVTLSSNLRGYLLRLSQKECTRGKMMYSCIRLQSAIEAAYKGAERQDVFWPADSQLTSDLSLNTPSINIARLTLSLLEEASIYRLQPALLEFDLLKFQSIMSKGRAFLDYFISVPTSDFANLSFAEWERLIAAIHVITEIISAAASLPGIVAAVGEESRTLTRYLECLANRMEKLSQSGRNPGEHPDMFYLFKSVLDLLCPLPLAATYDQGLPPAVNPEPHHGKKRCPVLSGIRETQFWDAYQTSLPADDIDIDLDMLFTNEFLSELSPEQWMDASEDTSYT, via the exons ATGGTGaccctctcctccaaccTGAGAGGCTATCTACTTCGACTATCCCAGAAAGAGTGCACACGTGGGAAAATGATGTACTCTTGTATTCGGCTTCAGTCGGCGATAGAAGCAGCATACAAAGGGGCTGAGAGGCAAGATGTCTTCTGGCCAGCAGACAGTCAGCTTACGTCAGATCTCTCCTTGAATACTC CTTCAATTAATATTGCACGACTTACCCTTTCGCTGCTAGAGGAAGCAAGCATATACCGTCTGCAGCCGGCACTTCTCGAATTCGACCTCCTCAAATTCCAGTCCATCATGAGCAAAGGAAGAGCATTCTTGGACTATTTCATATCTGTTCCGACGTCAGACTTTGCCAACTTATCATTTGCTGAATGGGAGCGACTAATTGCAGCCATCCATGTTATTACAGAAATTATCTCAGCCGCAGCTAGCTTACCAGGTATCGTTGCAGCGGTTGGAGAGGAGTCCCGGACCCTAACCAGATACCTTGAGTGCTTGGCAAATCGGATGGAAAAGCTTTCACAGTCTGGTAGGAATCCCGGTGAACATCCGGATATGTTTTATTTGTTCAAGTCTGTCTTGGATCTACTCTGTCCCCTCCCTCTCGCCGCAACCTACGACCAAGGGTTGCCTCCAGCTGTGAATCCTGAGCCGCACCACGGAAAGAAGCGATGTCCAGTTCTGTCTGGTATTCGAGAAACACAATTCTGGGATGCATACCAAACCTCTCTTCCTGCGGATGACATTGACATCGATCTAGATATGTTGTTCACGAATGAGTTTCTATCAGAACTATCACCCGAGCAGTGGATGGATGCGTCCGAAGATACCAGCTACACATGA
- a CDS encoding MDR family MFS transporter (permeases of the major facilitator superfamily): protein MSPPTPETKNDTDHGHELPSSITSASGPGDEKDLAYATPLRLTMIMCTLSLSTLIAALDLGIVATAIPEITSDFHALDHIGWYSGACFLLVGTTSAPWGKMYKYFSATYIYMTALGLYLVGSVVAAAAPSSIALIIGRALQGWGCAGTLGGSVLIINFTAEPKLRPMLIGLWMGVFMIATTIGPLIGGVFTSEVNWRWCFWVNLPVGGTAMALQFLFLRMPKHIKPTPATWTKILLHLDLPGWTLLFTSVICFLLAMEWGGLAKEWSDGAVIATLTLWVVLSLAFVAVEWFQGDYAMMPLRLLKSRTSWSHLLYAWIANLGNFQILFYLPIYFQSVHGSSAIMSGVYSLPFMAFYAFGAIVSGILVGKTRLLQPIELVSGLITVLGAALIYCIDTGTPKAWWIGAQVPFGLGIGLGNQVPVTALQGFATPETVAATMGVAFMCQAISGAYFTLSVTAPQLNSSEISYMGVTELKNAFHGEDLALIRQAYMVGIKDVFAFALAGACLTVVLALIVPFEKLPDHEAKKDEDKEAADKAS from the exons ATGTCGCCCCCCACGCCCGAGACCAAGAATGACACAGACCATGGCCATGAGCTGCCATCCTCTATCACCTCCGCCAGTGGGCCTGGCGACGAGAAGGACCTCGCGTATGCGACGCCCCTGCGCTTGACCATGATCATGTGCACGTTGAGTCTCAGTACCCTGATCGCCGCCTTGGACTTG GGTATCGTCGCTACCGCTATTCCCGAGATCACTAGCGATTTCCACGCCCTCGACCATATCGGATGGTATAGCGGGGCCTGTTTCCTGCTCGTCGGCACCACCTCCGCTCCCTGGGGTAAGATGTACAAATACTTCTCGGCCACCTACATCTACATGACCGCGTTGGGTCTTTATTTGGTGGGCAGTGTGGTTGCGGCGGCGGCCCCAAGCAGCATAGCTTTGATCATTGGACGCGCTCTGCAGGGCTGGGGCTGTGCCGGCACTCTGGGGGGCTCCGTGCTAATCATCAACTTCACGGCCGAACCCAAGCTCCGTCCGATGCTCATTGGTTTATGGATGGGTGTCTTTATGATTGCCACCACCATTGGGCCCCTGATTGGTGGTGTGTTTACCAGCGAGGTCAACTGGCGCTGGTGTTTCTGGGTTAACCTCCCCGTCGGCGGCACCGCCATGGCCCTGCAGTTCCTCTTCCTGCGCATGCCTAAGCACATCAAGCCCACCCCGGCAACCTGGACCAAGATTCTCCTCCACCTCGACCTCCCCGGATGGACCCTGCTATTCACCTCGGTCATCTGCTTCCTCTTGGCCATGGAATGGGGCGGTCTGGCGAAAGAATGGAGTGACGGCGCCGTCATCGCCACTTTGACCCTCTGGGTTGTCTTGTCCCTTGCATTTGTGGCCGTCGAGTGGTTCCAGGGCGATTATGCGATGATGCCGCTGCGCCTGCTGAAGTCGCGCACCTCCTGGTCGCATCTCCTATACGCGTGGAT TGCCAATCTCGGAAACTTCCAAATCCTGTTCTATCTCCCCATCTACTTCCAGTCCGTGCATGGCTCGTCTGCCATCATGAGCGGCGTCTACAGTCTGCCGTTCATGGCCTTCTACGCTTTTGGTGCCATCGTCAGCGGTATTCTCGTCGGGAAGACCCGCTTGCTACAGCCCATTGAGTTAGTTAGCGGGCTGATCACCGTGCTGGGCGCCGCCCTGATCTACTGCATCGACACTGGCACCCCCAAGGCCTGGTGGATCGGCGCCCAGGTCCCGTTTGGTTTGGGAATTGGCCTGGGAAACCAGGTGCCGGTGACCGCGCTGCAGGGGTTTGCCACCCCAGAAACGGTGGCCGCCACAATGGGCGTGGCCTTCA TGTGTCAAGCCATCAGCGGCGCCTATTTT ACTCTATCGGTCACGGCTCCGCAGCTCAATTCCTCTGAGATCTCGTATATGGGTGTCACCGAGCTGAAGAATGCCTTCCACGGGGAGGACTTGGCCTTGATTCGGCAGGCATACATGGTTGGCATcaaggatgtctttgcctttgctctGGCTGGGGCGTGCCTCACAGTCGTCCTGGCCCTGATAGTTCCTTTCGAGAAACTGCCAGACCATGAAGCcaagaaggacgaggatAAGGAGGCGGCTGACAAGGCCTCTTGA